One genomic region from Pseudomonas hormoni encodes:
- the tusD gene encoding sulfurtransferase complex subunit TusD yields the protein MKFAIALFSAAHAPSSRRALLFAQAALAGGHEIVRLFFYQDGVYNASASVVTPQDEQDLPKQWRAFVTEHQLDGVVCIAAALRRGVLNEEEAQRYQREAVAVGAPWELSGLGQLHDAVQDAGRLICFGGA from the coding sequence ATGAAGTTCGCCATCGCGCTGTTTTCCGCCGCCCATGCGCCCTCCTCGCGCCGCGCCTTGCTGTTCGCCCAGGCTGCGCTGGCCGGCGGACATGAAATTGTCCGGCTGTTTTTCTATCAGGATGGCGTGTACAACGCCTCCGCCAGCGTGGTCACGCCGCAGGATGAACAGGACTTGCCCAAGCAATGGCGCGCCTTTGTCACCGAGCACCAGCTGGACGGCGTGGTCTGCATCGCCGCCGCCTTGCGCCGTGGCGTGTTGAATGAGGAAGAAGCCCAGCGTTATCAGCGCGAAGCGGTCGCCGTCGGCGCGCCCTGGGAATTGTCCGGCCTCGGCCAGTTGCATGACGCGGTGCAGGATGCCGGCCGCCTGATTTGCTTCGGAGGTGCGTGA
- the lolA gene encoding outer membrane lipoprotein chaperone LolA has translation MRLIRMLLLPVLALTTLSAHADDKDVARLTQLLEKSQTLTARFSQLTLDGSGTQLQETAGEMSLQRPGLFYWHTDAPAEQVVVSDGKKVTLWDPDLEQATIKTLDLRLSQTPALLLSGDVSKISQSFAISAKEAGGVIDFTLKPKTKDTLFDSLRLSFRNGLVNDMQLIDSVGQRTNILFTGVKANEPIPASKFKFDIPKGADVIQE, from the coding sequence ATGCGTCTTATCCGCATGCTGTTGCTGCCGGTACTGGCTTTGACCACGCTCTCGGCCCACGCCGATGACAAGGACGTGGCGCGTCTGACCCAACTGCTGGAAAAATCCCAGACCCTGACCGCACGCTTCTCGCAGTTGACCCTCGATGGCAGCGGTACCCAGCTGCAGGAAACGGCCGGTGAAATGTCGCTGCAGCGTCCAGGCCTGTTTTACTGGCACACCGATGCGCCGGCCGAGCAAGTCGTGGTTTCCGACGGCAAGAAGGTCACGCTGTGGGACCCGGACCTGGAGCAGGCCACCATCAAGACGCTTGATCTGCGCCTGAGCCAGACGCCGGCGTTGCTGCTGTCCGGTGACGTGTCCAAGATCAGCCAGAGCTTCGCCATCAGCGCCAAGGAAGCCGGCGGCGTGATCGACTTCACCTTGAAGCCGAAAACCAAGGACACCCTGTTCGACAGCCTGCGCCTGTCGTTCCGCAATGGGCTGGTCAATGACATGCAATTGATCGACAGCGTCGGTCAGCGCACCAACATCCTGTTCACCGGCGTGAAGGCCAACGAGCCGATCCCGGCGTCCAAGTTCAAGTTCGACATCCCTAAAGGGGCGGACGTGATCCAAGAGTAA
- the crcB gene encoding fluoride efflux transporter CrcB yields MLPLIVAVSVGGVAGTLLRFATGNWINANWPRHFYTATLAVNIVGCLLIGVLYGLFLIRPEVPIEVRAGLMVGFLGGLTTFSSFSLDTVRLLETGQMPLAIVYAGISVFGGLLATWAGLSLTKL; encoded by the coding sequence GTGCTTCCATTGATCGTTGCGGTTTCCGTCGGCGGTGTTGCCGGCACGTTGTTGCGCTTCGCCACAGGTAACTGGATCAACGCTAATTGGCCGCGGCACTTCTATACCGCGACGCTGGCCGTTAATATCGTGGGCTGTTTGCTGATCGGCGTTCTATACGGTCTGTTTTTGATACGCCCGGAAGTACCGATCGAGGTGCGTGCCGGGTTGATGGTCGGCTTCCTCGGGGGGCTGACGACTTTTTCATCCTTTTCACTGGATACGGTGCGCCTGCTGGAAACGGGGCAAATGCCGCTGGCTATAGTCTATGCGGGCATCAGCGTATTCGGCGGGCTGCTCGCCACCTGGGCTGGCCTGTCCTTGACCAAACTTTGA
- the tusC gene encoding sulfurtransferase complex subunit TusC, with protein MSKSLLIISRQAPWSGPNAREALDIVLAGGAFDLPIGLLFLDDGVFQLAAKQDARALQQKDLSANLQALPMFGVEDLFVCGDSAAERGLEPTGLALEEAQVLSAHEITALIDRYDQVITL; from the coding sequence ATGTCCAAATCCCTGCTGATTATCAGCCGTCAGGCACCGTGGTCCGGGCCGAATGCGCGGGAAGCGCTGGACATCGTGCTGGCCGGCGGCGCATTCGACCTGCCGATCGGCCTGCTGTTTCTCGATGACGGGGTGTTCCAGCTCGCCGCGAAACAGGACGCCAGGGCCCTGCAACAGAAAGACCTGAGCGCCAACCTGCAAGCGCTGCCGATGTTCGGCGTCGAAGACCTGTTCGTCTGTGGCGACAGCGCCGCTGAACGTGGTCTGGAGCCCACCGGGCTGGCACTCGAAGAAGCCCAGGTGCTGAGCGCCCACGAAATCACCGCCCTCATTGACCGTTACGACCAGGTGATCACCCTCTGA
- a CDS encoding glutathione S-transferase family protein: MGLLVEGRWHDQWYESSKDGAFQREQAQRRNWLTADGKPGPTGVGGFAAEAGRYHLYVSLACPWAHRTLILRKLKGLESLIDVSVVSWLMLENGWTFDQNLGSTGDKLDHFDFMHQRYTADTADYTGRVTVPVLWDKQQNRIVNNESAEIIRMFNSAFDDLTGNDLDFYPAPLRGEIDALNERIYPAVNNGVYRAGFATSQKAYEEAFDEVFAELDRLEALLDANRYLVGEYLTEADIRLFTTLIRFDAVYHGHFKCNLRRIADYPNLSNWLREIYQWPGIAETVDFTHIKNHYYGSHKTINPTGIVPKGPEQDFSAAHDRARLSGKGVWRRA; this comes from the coding sequence ATGGGTTTGTTAGTTGAAGGTCGCTGGCATGACCAGTGGTACGAAAGCAGCAAGGACGGCGCGTTCCAGCGTGAACAGGCACAACGTCGCAACTGGCTGACCGCCGACGGCAAGCCTGGCCCGACCGGTGTCGGTGGCTTTGCGGCCGAAGCAGGTCGCTATCATTTGTACGTGTCCCTTGCCTGTCCATGGGCGCATCGCACGTTGATCCTGCGCAAACTCAAAGGCCTCGAAAGCCTGATCGACGTGTCGGTGGTCAGCTGGTTGATGCTGGAAAACGGCTGGACCTTCGACCAGAACCTTGGCTCGACCGGCGACAAGCTCGATCACTTCGACTTCATGCACCAGCGCTACACCGCGGATACCGCCGACTACACCGGCCGCGTCACCGTGCCGGTGCTTTGGGACAAACAGCAGAATCGCATCGTCAACAACGAGTCGGCGGAGATCATCCGCATGTTCAACAGTGCCTTCGATGACCTGACCGGTAATGACCTGGACTTTTATCCGGCGCCACTGCGGGGCGAGATTGATGCGCTGAACGAACGGATTTATCCGGCGGTGAACAACGGTGTGTACCGCGCCGGGTTTGCCACGTCGCAGAAGGCTTATGAAGAGGCATTCGATGAAGTGTTTGCCGAGCTGGATCGACTGGAAGCGTTGTTAGATGCCAATCGTTATTTGGTGGGTGAATACCTGACCGAAGCGGACATTCGACTGTTCACCACGCTGATTCGCTTTGATGCGGTGTACCACGGGCACTTCAAGTGCAACCTGCGACGGATTGCCGATTATCCGAACCTGTCGAACTGGCTGCGCGAGATTTATCAGTGGCCGGGGATTGCCGAGACGGTGGATTTCACCCACATCAAAAATCACTATTACGGCAGTCACAAGACCATCAACCCGACGGGTATCGTGCCGAAAGGGCCGGAGCAGGATTTCAGCGCTGCCCATGATAGGGCGCGGTTGAGCGGGAAAGGGGTCTGGCGCAGGGCTTGA
- a CDS encoding YoaK family protein, producing MLPSSSTTHASPGHLHTQKWRGRIGLSLVAALSVLAGMTDAIGFMASGDFVSFMSGNTTRLAVAISDGDMGLTWRLLLLVATFIIGNALGIVVSRVGGRRALPLLLCIAMLLCAAAAWPYDEQLPALLAAIIAMGMLNAAVEEVNGLPVGLTYVTGALSRFGRGLGRWMLGERRNGWRVQLIPWTGMFAGAVLGAVLEHHLGLKALFVSGLLAGALGVLALKIPRRWQLGYMPR from the coding sequence ATGCTGCCTTCGTCCTCCACCACCCACGCCAGTCCGGGGCACCTGCACACCCAGAAATGGCGTGGACGCATCGGCCTGTCGCTGGTGGCCGCGCTCTCGGTACTCGCCGGCATGACCGACGCCATCGGCTTCATGGCCAGCGGCGACTTCGTCTCCTTCATGAGCGGCAACACCACCCGCCTCGCCGTGGCGATCAGCGACGGCGACATGGGCCTGACGTGGCGCCTGCTGCTCCTCGTGGCGACGTTCATCATCGGTAACGCCTTGGGCATTGTGGTCAGTCGTGTTGGCGGGCGTCGGGCGCTGCCGTTGTTGCTGTGCATCGCCATGCTGTTGTGTGCGGCTGCGGCCTGGCCCTATGACGAACAACTGCCGGCGCTGCTGGCAGCGATCATCGCCATGGGTATGCTCAATGCGGCCGTCGAAGAAGTGAACGGTCTGCCGGTGGGGCTGACCTATGTCACCGGCGCCCTGTCGCGCTTCGGCCGGGGATTGGGACGCTGGATGCTCGGCGAGCGGCGCAACGGTTGGCGGGTGCAACTGATCCCCTGGACCGGCATGTTTGCCGGCGCAGTGCTGGGTGCCGTGCTGGAACATCATCTTGGGCTCAAGGCGCTGTTTGTCAGCGGATTGCTGGCGGGTGCGCTGGGGGTGCTGGCGCTGAAGATTCCACGGCGTTGGCAGTTGGGGTATATGCCGCGTTGA
- a CDS encoding glycosyl transferase family protein, protein MTDYPALTLETPAEHPFAQFVRILGKGKRGARDLTRQEAREAMGMVLDDKVEDTQLGAFLMLLRHKEESAEEMAGFTEALRERLQAPALNVDLDWPTYAGKKRHLPWYLLAAKCLAQNGVRIFMHGGGAHTAGRLYSEQLLDELNIPLCRNWQQVGSALDNGGLAFMPLVDWAPQLQRMIDLRNTLGLRSPIHSLARILNPLNARCGLQSIFHPGYQAVHRDASGLLGDTAIVVKGDGGEIEINPDADSHLYGTTGGESWDEEWPQLSSQRHVKPASLDPEHLKAVWRGDVVDSYPQMALIATMALALRGLGQTREQAFETARQYWDARDRSI, encoded by the coding sequence ATGACCGACTACCCAGCGCTGACCCTCGAAACGCCCGCCGAACACCCGTTCGCCCAATTCGTGCGGATCCTTGGCAAAGGCAAGCGTGGCGCCCGGGACCTGACCCGGCAAGAAGCCCGCGAAGCCATGGGCATGGTGCTCGACGACAAGGTCGAGGACACCCAGCTCGGCGCCTTTCTGATGCTGTTGCGGCACAAGGAAGAAAGCGCCGAAGAGATGGCCGGGTTCACCGAAGCCTTGCGTGAACGTTTGCAGGCACCGGCATTGAATGTCGATCTGGACTGGCCGACCTACGCCGGCAAGAAGCGTCATTTGCCGTGGTATCTGCTGGCAGCCAAGTGCCTGGCGCAGAACGGCGTGCGGATTTTCATGCACGGCGGTGGCGCGCACACCGCCGGGCGGCTGTACAGCGAGCAACTGCTGGACGAGTTGAACATCCCGCTGTGCCGCAACTGGCAACAGGTCGGTTCGGCCCTCGACAATGGCGGCCTGGCGTTCATGCCGCTGGTGGATTGGGCACCGCAACTGCAACGGATGATCGACCTGCGCAACACCCTCGGCCTGCGTTCTCCGATCCATTCCCTGGCGCGCATTCTCAACCCGTTGAACGCTCGCTGTGGCCTGCAAAGCATTTTCCACCCCGGTTATCAGGCGGTGCACCGTGATGCCAGCGGTTTGCTCGGCGACACGGCGATTGTGGTCAAGGGTGATGGCGGCGAGATCGAGATCAACCCGGACGCCGACAGCCACCTGTATGGCACCACCGGCGGCGAGAGCTGGGACGAGGAATGGCCGCAGCTGTCGAGCCAGCGCCACGTCAAGCCCGCCTCGCTCGACCCCGAGCATTTGAAAGCTGTTTGGCGTGGCGACGTAGTCGACAGCTACCCGCAAATGGCGCTGATCGCGACCATGGCCCTCGCCTTGCGCGGCCTCGGCCAGACTCGCGAGCAAGCCTTCGAAACCGCCCGGCAGTATTGGGACGCTCGGGATAGATCGATTTAA
- the tusB gene encoding sulfurtransferase complex subunit TusB, producing MSTLHVLSHSPFGDDRLTSCLRVIGANDALLLTGDAVYALQPGTAPCNALNARHPTLFVLAEDAQARALEIPDTAKAIDYPAFVELSIHYDKVNSWL from the coding sequence ATGTCGACTTTGCATGTGTTGTCTCATTCCCCGTTCGGCGACGATCGCCTGACCAGTTGCCTGCGCGTGATCGGCGCGAACGATGCGCTGCTGCTGACCGGCGACGCGGTGTACGCGTTGCAGCCGGGCACCGCGCCCTGCAACGCGCTGAATGCTCGCCACCCGACGCTGTTCGTGCTGGCCGAAGACGCCCAGGCACGCGCGCTGGAGATTCCTGACACCGCCAAGGCCATCGACTATCCAGCCTTCGTCGAACTGTCGATTCACTACGACAAGGTCAACAGTTGGCTATGA
- a CDS encoding replication-associated recombination protein A, whose translation MDLFRSAPISQPLAARLRAANLDEYVGQEHVLARGKPLREALEQGALHSMIFWGPPGVGKTTLARLLAEVSDAHFETVSAVLAGVKEIRQAVEIAKQQAGQYGKRTILFVDEVHRFNKSQQDAFLPYVEDGTLIFIGATTENPSFELNNALLSRARVYVLKSLDEAALRKLVHRALTEERGLGKRQLTLSDEGFLMLLSAADGDGRRLLNLLENASDLAEDNSEIGVDLLQSLLGDTRRRFDKGGEAFYDQISALHKSVRGSNPDGALYWFARMIDGGCDPLYLARRVVRMASEDIGNADPRALSLCLAAWEVQERLGSPEGELAVAQAITYLACAPKSNAVYMGFKAAMRSATEHGSLEVPLHLRNAPTKLMKQLGYGDEYRYAHDEPDAYAAGEDYFPEELEPQPFYQPVPRGLELKIGEKLKHLAQLDRLSPRQRRK comes from the coding sequence ATGGACCTGTTTCGCAGCGCCCCGATCTCCCAGCCCTTGGCCGCCCGTTTGCGCGCAGCCAATCTGGATGAGTACGTCGGTCAGGAACACGTGCTCGCTCGCGGCAAGCCTTTGCGCGAAGCGCTCGAGCAGGGTGCCCTGCACTCGATGATTTTCTGGGGCCCGCCGGGCGTGGGCAAAACCACACTGGCGCGGTTGCTGGCGGAAGTCTCGGATGCGCACTTCGAAACGGTCTCGGCAGTCCTGGCCGGCGTGAAGGAAATTCGCCAGGCGGTGGAAATCGCCAAGCAGCAGGCCGGTCAGTACGGCAAGCGCACCATCCTGTTCGTCGACGAAGTGCATCGTTTCAACAAGTCGCAGCAGGATGCGTTTCTGCCGTACGTTGAAGACGGCACGCTGATTTTCATCGGCGCGACCACGGAAAACCCCTCGTTCGAACTCAACAACGCGTTGCTCTCCCGAGCACGCGTCTACGTGCTCAAAAGCCTCGACGAAGCGGCCCTGCGCAAGCTGGTGCACCGCGCGCTGACTGAAGAGCGTGGCCTGGGCAAACGGCAACTGACCCTCAGTGATGAAGGTTTTCTGATGCTGTTGTCTGCCGCCGATGGCGATGGCCGGCGCTTGCTCAACCTGCTGGAAAACGCCTCGGACCTCGCCGAAGACAACAGCGAGATCGGCGTCGATCTGCTGCAAAGTCTTTTGGGCGATACCCGCCGGCGTTTCGACAAGGGCGGCGAAGCGTTCTACGACCAGATTTCCGCGCTGCATAAATCGGTGCGCGGTTCCAACCCGGACGGCGCGCTGTACTGGTTCGCGCGGATGATCGACGGCGGTTGCGATCCGCTGTACCTGGCCCGGCGCGTGGTGCGCATGGCCAGCGAAGACATCGGCAACGCGGATCCGCGCGCATTGAGCCTGTGCCTGGCGGCGTGGGAAGTGCAGGAGCGACTCGGCAGTCCCGAAGGCGAACTGGCAGTAGCCCAGGCCATCACTTATCTGGCTTGCGCGCCGAAAAGCAACGCGGTGTACATGGGTTTCAAGGCGGCCATGCGCAGCGCCACCGAACATGGTTCGCTGGAAGTGCCGTTGCACCTGCGCAACGCGCCGACCAAGCTGATGAAACAATTGGGTTATGGCGACGAATACCGTTATGCCCACGATGAACCGGATGCCTACGCCGCTGGCGAGGATTACTTCCCGGAAGAGCTTGAGCCACAACCGTTCTATCAGCCGGTGCCGCGTGGCCTGGAGCTGAAGATCGGCGAGAAACTCAAACACCTTGCGCAACTGGACCGTCTCAGCCCCCGACAGCGGAGAAAATAG
- the cysG gene encoding siroheme synthase CysG yields the protein MDYLPLFHNLRGSRVLVVGGGEIALRKSRLLADAGALLRVVAPEIEPQLRELVAGSGGECLLRGYVEADLQGCGLIIAATDDEPLNAQVSADAHRRCVPVNVVDAPALCSVIFPAIVDRSPLIIAVSSGGDAPVLARLIRAKIETWIPSTYGQLAGLAARFRNQVKGLFPDVQQRRAFWEEVFQGPIADRQLAGQGAEAERLLQAKIDGEAPVATGEVYLVGAGPGDPDLLTFRALRLMQQADVVLYDRLVAPAILELCRRDAERVYVGKRRADHAVPQDQINQQLVDLAKQGKRVVRLKGGDPFIFGRGGEEIEELAAHGIPFQVVPGITAASGCAAYAGIPLTHRDYAQSVRFVTGHLKDGSTDLPWADLVAPAQTLVFYMGLVGLPIICEQLIKHGRGADTPAALIQQGTTVNQRVFTGTLADLPRLVAEHEVHAPTLVIVGEVVQLREKLAWFEGAQSQV from the coding sequence ATGGACTATCTGCCGCTGTTTCATAACCTTCGCGGCAGTCGTGTGTTGGTCGTCGGCGGGGGGGAGATTGCCTTGCGCAAATCCCGCCTGCTGGCCGATGCCGGTGCGCTGCTGCGGGTGGTCGCGCCTGAAATCGAACCGCAACTGCGTGAGCTGGTTGCCGGCAGCGGTGGCGAGTGCCTGTTGCGTGGCTACGTCGAAGCGGATCTGCAGGGTTGCGGGCTGATCATCGCCGCCACCGACGATGAACCGCTGAACGCGCAGGTGTCCGCCGATGCCCATCGGCGTTGCGTGCCAGTCAATGTGGTGGATGCGCCTGCGCTGTGCAGCGTGATCTTCCCGGCCATCGTCGACCGTTCGCCGCTGATCATCGCCGTGTCCAGCGGCGGCGATGCGCCGGTGCTGGCGCGTCTGATCCGCGCGAAAATCGAAACCTGGATTCCTTCAACATACGGTCAACTGGCCGGGCTGGCGGCGCGTTTTCGCAACCAGGTCAAAGGTCTGTTCCCGGATGTACAGCAGCGCCGTGCGTTCTGGGAAGAGGTGTTCCAGGGCCCGATTGCCGACCGGCAACTGGCCGGGCAGGGCGCCGAAGCCGAGCGTCTGTTGCAGGCAAAAATCGATGGCGAAGCGCCTGTCGCTACTGGCGAAGTCTATTTGGTGGGTGCGGGGCCGGGTGATCCCGATCTGCTGACCTTCCGCGCCTTGCGCCTGATGCAGCAAGCCGATGTGGTGCTGTATGACCGTCTGGTGGCGCCGGCGATTCTGGAGTTATGCCGTCGCGATGCCGAGCGGGTCTACGTCGGCAAGCGTCGCGCCGATCACGCCGTGCCGCAGGATCAGATCAATCAGCAATTGGTGGATCTGGCCAAACAGGGCAAGCGTGTCGTGCGGTTGAAGGGCGGTGATCCGTTCATCTTCGGCCGTGGCGGTGAAGAGATCGAAGAGCTGGCGGCCCATGGCATCCCGTTCCAGGTCGTGCCGGGGATCACGGCGGCCAGCGGTTGCGCGGCGTATGCCGGGATTCCGCTGACCCACCGCGATTACGCGCAGTCGGTGCGATTCGTTACCGGCCACTTGAAGGACGGCTCCACCGATTTGCCATGGGCCGATCTGGTCGCACCGGCGCAAACCCTGGTGTTTTACATGGGGCTGGTGGGCTTGCCGATCATCTGCGAGCAGTTGATCAAGCATGGTCGCGGAGCGGATACCCCGGCGGCGTTGATCCAGCAGGGCACCACGGTCAATCAGCGGGTATTTACCGGCACCCTGGCCGATCTTCCACGGCTGGTGGCGGAGCATGAAGTGCATGCGCCGACGCTGGTGATTGTTGGGGAAGTGGTGCAACTGCGCGAGAAACTGGCGTGGTTTGAAGGGGCTCAATCACAAGTCTGA
- a CDS encoding DUF6388 family protein has protein sequence MAATEQQHEQALQKFLDERPELRHELDNLNPLLAQAKGETAAQFRDERLHEAFEAEAERLGLFAWELTLQLTAATAEDYQAQRMEVHKEVAEMAGMDWLEYCELYGLNP, from the coding sequence CCGAACAGCAACACGAGCAGGCGCTGCAGAAGTTTCTTGATGAGCGCCCCGAGCTGCGCCACGAACTCGACAACCTCAACCCGCTGCTGGCCCAGGCCAAGGGTGAGACAGCGGCGCAATTTCGCGACGAACGCTTGCATGAAGCGTTCGAAGCCGAGGCCGAGCGCCTGGGATTGTTCGCCTGGGAGCTGACGCTGCAACTGACTGCCGCTACGGCAGAGGACTATCAGGCCCAGCGTATGGAAGTGCACAAGGAAGTAGCGGAAATGGCGGGGATGGACTGGCTGGAATATTGCGAGTTATATGGATTGAATCCGTAA
- a CDS encoding TusE/DsrC/DsvC family sulfur relay protein, producing MNSLTVGARAIELDKDGFLVELSDWSAEVASALAAAEDIELSPDHWEILELLRSFYAEFQLSPATRPLIKYTALKLGPLKGNSLHLNRLFKGTPAKLAAKLAGLPKPTNCL from the coding sequence ATGAATTCACTGACCGTCGGCGCCCGCGCCATCGAGCTGGACAAGGATGGCTTCCTGGTTGAACTGAGCGACTGGTCCGCCGAAGTAGCCAGCGCCCTCGCCGCCGCCGAAGACATCGAGTTGAGCCCTGACCATTGGGAAATCCTCGAACTGCTGCGCAGCTTCTACGCCGAATTCCAACTGTCCCCGGCGACACGCCCGCTGATCAAGTACACCGCTTTGAAGCTCGGCCCGCTAAAAGGCAACAGCCTGCACCTGAACCGACTGTTCAAAGGCACCCCTGCCAAACTCGCCGCGAAACTGGCGGGCCTGCCCAAACCGACGAACTGCTTATGA
- the serS gene encoding serine--tRNA ligase, which translates to MLDSKLLRSNLQDVADRLASRGYTLDVARIEALEEQRKTVQTRTEALQAERNARSKSIGQAKQRGEDIAPLMADVERMANELSAGKVELDGIQTDLDSILLGIPNLPHESVPIGDDEDGNVEVRRWGTPTAFDFPVQDHVALGEKFGWLDFETAAKLSGARFALLRGPIARLHRALAQFMINLHTSEHGYEEAYTPYLVQAPALQGTGQLPKFEEDLFKIAREGEADLYLIPTAEVSLTNIVAGEIVDSKLLPIKFVAHTPCFRSEAGASGRDTRGMIRQHQFDKVEMVQIVEPSTSMEALEGLTANAEKVLQLLELPYRTIALCTGDMGFSAVKTYDLEVWIPSQDKYREISSCSNCGDFQARRMQARFRNPETGKPELVHTLNGSGLAVGRTLVAVLENYQQADGSIRVPEVLKPYMGGLEVIG; encoded by the coding sequence ATGCTCGATTCCAAACTGTTACGTAGCAACCTTCAGGACGTAGCGGACCGCCTGGCATCCCGTGGCTACACGCTGGATGTTGCGCGCATCGAAGCGCTGGAAGAACAGCGCAAGACCGTCCAGACCCGCACCGAAGCACTGCAGGCTGAACGTAATGCGCGCTCCAAATCCATCGGTCAGGCCAAGCAGCGCGGCGAAGACATCGCGCCGTTGATGGCGGACGTCGAGCGCATGGCGAATGAATTGAGCGCCGGTAAAGTCGAACTGGACGGGATCCAGACCGATCTGGATTCGATCCTGCTCGGCATCCCGAACCTGCCGCACGAGTCCGTGCCGATCGGCGATGACGAAGACGGCAACGTCGAAGTGCGCCGCTGGGGCACCCCGACCGCGTTCGATTTCCCGGTCCAGGACCACGTTGCCCTGGGCGAGAAGTTCGGTTGGCTGGACTTTGAAACCGCCGCCAAGCTGTCCGGTGCCCGTTTCGCTTTGCTGCGCGGCCCGATCGCCCGTCTGCACCGCGCCCTGGCGCAGTTCATGATCAACCTGCACACCAGCGAACACGGTTACGAAGAGGCTTACACGCCTTATCTGGTCCAGGCGCCGGCGCTGCAAGGCACCGGTCAGTTGCCGAAATTCGAAGAAGACCTGTTCAAGATCGCTCGCGAAGGCGAGGCCGATCTGTACCTGATCCCGACCGCTGAAGTGTCGCTGACCAACATCGTTGCCGGCGAAATCGTCGATTCGAAACTGCTGCCGATCAAGTTCGTCGCCCACACGCCATGCTTCCGCAGCGAAGCCGGCGCATCGGGTCGCGATACCCGCGGCATGATCCGTCAGCACCAGTTCGACAAAGTCGAGATGGTCCAGATCGTTGAGCCATCGACGTCGATGGAAGCGCTGGAAGGCCTGACCGCCAACGCCGAGAAAGTCCTGCAACTGCTGGAACTGCCTTATCGTACGATTGCCCTGTGCACCGGCGACATGGGCTTCAGCGCGGTCAAGACGTACGACCTGGAAGTGTGGATCCCGAGCCAGGACAAATACCGAGAGATTTCGTCGTGCTCCAACTGCGGCGATTTCCAGGCCCGTCGTATGCAGGCGCGTTTCCGTAACCCGGAAACCGGCAAGCCTGAACTGGTTCACACCCTGAACGGTTCCGGCCTGGCGGTCGGTCGTACCCTGGTGGCAGTGCTGGAAAACTACCAGCAGGCCGACGGCTCGATCCGTGTGCCTGAGGTGCTGAAACCGTACATGGGTGGCCTTGAGGTCATCGGCTAA